In the Populus trichocarpa isolate Nisqually-1 chromosome 1, P.trichocarpa_v4.1, whole genome shotgun sequence genome, ATAGATCCTGTTTTTGAAGAGCTACTTTACTAAGGTGAATTAGATTTTTGTAGCACTGCAGCAGTGTCCTACTGtgtaactctctctctctctctctgggttTAAACCTTGTTTATGTTCTGAACTACTTTCTTCAACTGATACTGATAGTTTGTCTGTCTTTTGCCGAATAAATTTCAATGTAAATCCTTGGTACGAGGATTCTCACAAAACTCTCATAGAATAACACCCAGACAGTTTGGAACCAGTGAACAATTTTTTAGCTTCCATAGCAATAACAAGCCGATCATGTGCTTTTCACAAGCATTCATTGTAACGTTTCCCTCCTTGTGTCACGCATCTCATTCTCATCATCCCTAATGAAAATGGTTAACCCGATTTGGTATCTAATTCTATTTTCACAAACTAACCAGGTTTTCATTGATCACAGTATGCAAATGGATTATGAGGTTGGTGAAGTGTGTAACAGAAATATGAAAGGAGGATCTAAACTTAAATGCTCCCTATTTTTAGTTCAAACACTGTTACATGGCAAACAAAATGTCAGTACTCATTTTAAGAATGATGGTAGCtagcttcctttcataaaaagtCTGTTTTCAGTAACATTCTACATTTCCCCACAATAGTAGGACCTTCAATGCCTTCTAGCAAGTATTTAATTGTCAATTGCTTGATTTGCCTTTTGTATCCCTAAAACCTTATGTGATCTTGTCCACCAACCCTATCTCACCAGGTCACCCTCCACGTCCGAGCCATGTGGGCTGCCAGCACCCACCAGGTACCGTGTGCTTCCCATACCCGCTAGAGATACATACCCCACCATATTACCATCTAATATGGTAGCTATCCATGCCACTGTTTTGTTTAGTCAAATGTATCTGGCTGGAGCGAGAGGTGTGAGATTGCTgcccggggggggggggggcttcCTAACATAAGAGGGTGGTAATTTAGATGGGGACTGGCCATCATCCCTACCGCTCTTGAGTAGGTGTTGAATGGCTTGAAAACGATGCTAAAACAGCAAATTCTTAGACACATATCCATGAACATCATCAAATCTTATCTCGTGCTACCTTTTTGTCTGTTAGTGAAGTAAAATGCTAGTATGAAGTTTTGAGTCAAAATTCAGTCAGCTATCATTTTCCCATTCAATTTAGCCTGCagcagatgatgatgatgatggaagtATACTGAGATCTGTTGAATGTTTATTATGTATTTAGGTTTAATAGATTATATTAGAAGCAAACTACCAAATCACACTTTTCTCTTTTGGCTCAATGGGATTTTTTTGAACCTCAGACTACACAATGGGATTATAAAGTAtccatattttcatataatctCTTCAGGTGATGTGAAATCATTTATCATATTATAGGGAGGACTTAGCATAGGATCCCAACATCAAGAAGCCAACTAGTCCTTGCGGAAGGTCTGGAAGGAGGGCCAGAAAGAATACTTGTTTAAGAAGAGAGAGACAGACCGAAAACAGGACGGTCTCATGCCCTCCAATAATTGAAGCTTCCTAGCTCTCACCCTTGTGACACCACCCTTAGGTTTTACATCGCAAATTAGGCACCTAATTTGATCTTAAATCACTAATGCGATCTTACACCATGATATTTGTGGCATAACCACCTTATCAGTCTGAACATTACCAGAGTACCCTCCCTATATGTCTGTCATCTCATTTCTGTCCGAGTGACCAAGTTGTCTGAAAAAATCTCGAAATAATGAAGAGGTTTCTATTGACTGCCAAGTTTTATTGATATGATGCTAGACCGTAAATTTCTACCAGGTAAAAATTTGCTGGCAATGTGGTTACCTTACCTGGTGCAATCAAGGTACTAGGAAGAAGATTTTAATTTCCTATATATTTGCACGATCAGTATGTTCTCTATAATATGACAAGAACTCAGtagttatttaatatttttgcttAAGAAAACAGTAAAACTCTACAAGCCACCAAGGAATTAGAGATGTTCATCAAAAGAAAGACAAGGCGTTAAAGAGTGAGTAAAGGGATCAGCATTCATGAAATGTTCTCGTTAATACACCATTCCAGAAATGGTGGATTGAAGTAAGAAGGaagttgataataaaataatagaattcCATCCAATCATTTTGGAGGAGAGCAAGCTCaaggcagagagagagagagagaaatggaagtaagaaggaagaaggaagttgataataaaataacagaATTCCATCCAATCATTTTGGAGGAGAGCAAGCTCaaggcagagagagagagagagatggggcAGTTTTGGAATCTTAAATGACAGACagacagagagaaagaaaatcaatcatACTGGAGGTTGGGTTGGCTATTTTAGATTGAGTGAAGCCAATGTATGATTGCAacttcttgttattattattatatccatGTCCAGCTCACAACTCTTGTTGGAGCTTGACATGTTCCCCTCCTCCTAACGGAGACACATCgtattattcattaaattttctCTATATTTCTCACTTTCTGACACGGAAGATATCAAACTCACCTTCTTAAAATCCTACCCCTCTTGCACCTACAAAAGCCCTGCGACTTTACATTCTTCGTCACTCTCTCCCCTCCAGTCCCCTCTCTATATTTCTTCtcttaacattttcattttttttttattaagactAACCAATCAAGATGAGAGAAATCCTTCATGTCCAAGCTGGTCAGTGTGGTAACCAAATTGGTGGCAAGTTTTGGGAAGTTGTGTGTGATGAACACGGGATTGATCCCACAGGGAATTATGCTGGCAACTCTAATGCTCAACTTGAGAGGGTTAATGTTTACTACAATGAGGCTAGTGGTGGTCGCTATGTGCCTAGAGCTGTGCTAATGGACCTTGAGCCAGGGACCATGGACAGCTTGAGGACTGGTCCCTACGGGCAAATCTTTAGGCCTGACAATTTTGTTTTCGGCCAAAATGGAGCTGGAAATAACTGGGCTAAGGGACATTACACTGAAGGAGCTGAACTGATCGATTCTGTTCTTGATGTTGTTCGAAAAGAAGCTGAGAATTGTGATTGCTTACAAGGTATGACTTCCACATCCTCACATTTGTAGGTAAATCGTGTTCAGTTTAGTCCATTTATCATTGCTTGGCACACGCTAACTTTAGTTTCTTGAATTGATGACTGATAATGTGATTAGGCTTCCAAATCTGTCATTCTCTGGGAGGTGGAACTGGATCAGGAATGGGGACTCTGCTCATATCAAAGATCAGGGAAGAATACCCTGATAGGATGATGTTAACTTTCTCAGTATTTCCATCTCCCAAGGTTTCTGATACTGTGGTTGAGCCCTACAATGCAACCCTCTCTGTACACCAACTAGTTGAAAATGCTGATGAGTGTATGGTCCTTGACAATGAAGCTCTCTATGATATCTGCTTTCGAACTCTCAAGCTCACCAATCCAAGCTGTAAGTGAACCATGCCTCAATTTTTCATCCTTGTTAGTATTCATACCTTATAAATTGCAACATCTCTAATATGAAAGTGCGAAATTACGTTACAGTTGGTGATCTTAACCACTTGATCTCAGCAACCATGAGTGGAGTGACATGTTGCCTTCGGTTCCCGGGCCAATTGAACTCTGATCTTCGGAAACTAGCCGTGAACTTAATCCCCTTCCCGCGTCTCCATTTCTTCATGGTTGGTTTTGCACCATTAACCTCCCAAGTCTCACAACAGTACCGTGCCTTAACCATCCCGGAGCTGACACAACAAATGTGGGATGCTAAAAACATGATGTGTGCAGCTGACCCTCGGCACGGTAGGTACTTGACAGCCTCAGCTATGTTCCGAGGCAAAATGAGCACTAAGGAAGTTGATGAACAAATGATAAATGTGCAAAACAAGAACTCATCATATTTTGTTGAGTGGATTCCAAATAATGTTAAATCAAGTGTTTGTGACATTCCACCAACTGGGTTAGCAATGTCATCAACATTTATGGGAAATTCTACGTCTATTCAAGAAATGTTTAAGCGTGTTTCGGAACAATTTACAGTCATGTTTAGGAGAAAGGCGTTTTTGCACTGGTACACTGGGGAAGGAATGGATGAAATGGAGT is a window encoding:
- the LOC7472769 gene encoding tubulin beta chain, which codes for MREILHVQAGQCGNQIGGKFWEVVCDEHGIDPTGNYAGNSNAQLERVNVYYNEASGGRYVPRAVLMDLEPGTMDSLRTGPYGQIFRPDNFVFGQNGAGNNWAKGHYTEGAELIDSVLDVVRKEAENCDCLQGFQICHSLGGGTGSGMGTLLISKIREEYPDRMMLTFSVFPSPKVSDTVVEPYNATLSVHQLVENADECMVLDNEALYDICFRTLKLTNPSFGDLNHLISATMSGVTCCLRFPGQLNSDLRKLAVNLIPFPRLHFFMVGFAPLTSQVSQQYRALTIPELTQQMWDAKNMMCAADPRHGRYLTASAMFRGKMSTKEVDEQMINVQNKNSSYFVEWIPNNVKSSVCDIPPTGLAMSSTFMGNSTSIQEMFKRVSEQFTVMFRRKAFLHWYTGEGMDEMEFTEAESNMNDLVSEYQQYQDAAADNEGEYDEEEPMEN